In Myotis daubentonii chromosome 10, mMyoDau2.1, whole genome shotgun sequence, one genomic interval encodes:
- the LOC132242538 gene encoding uncharacterized protein LOC132242538, which yields MTPTVARELARSGFLCLPPRRRASPQPRTALVRRILRPRDPGPRGRRLLAINPSQTVPPSKDRALGWAHSNPTSRETGAGTETTSPARGGPTGRFSLGDGRLTPVLQRLAVTPTLRSEIGAPPSPRGRRAPTTPSTVPTGVGAYLRALPPGTPPSSHPQTQEEANTLLWSPPQCAADRSRSGCGRLGRGRPLAGGRRGRRPRRALTVPRSRPLAGPSSRTYNRAASSQDFAQNFALVACGSAGGGLVSRGFHHIRVPVHQLFTQDSLSIHSNVE from the exons atgacgcccactgtggccagggaACTGGCCAGATcag GTTTCCTGTGCCTCCCTCCCCGGCGGCGCGCCTCCCCGCAGCCCAGGACAGCTCTGGTGCGTCGCATCCTGCGGCCCCGCGACCCAGGCCCGCGAGGTCGGCGCCTTCTCGCCATCAATCCCAGCCAAACCGTCCCTCCCTCCAAAGACCGAGCTCTAGGGTGGGCGCACTCAAACCCCACATCCAGAGAGACTGGCGCCGGCACCGAGACGACCTCCCCGGCTCGGGGCGGCCCCACCGGCCGGTTCTCCCTCGGCGACGGGAGGCTGACCCCGGTCTTGCAGAGACTGGCGGtcacccccaccctccgctcCGAAATCGGCGCCCCGCCGAGCCCGCGAGGCCGCCGGGCCCCCACCACACCCAGCACTGTTCCCACCGGCGTCGGCGCTTACCTGCGCGCTCTGCCGCCGGGGACGCCACCTAGTTCCCATCCACAGACCCAGGAGGAGGCGAACACACTTCTCTGGTCCCCCCCGCAATGCGCAGCTGACCGTTCCCGCAGCGGCTGCGGGAGACTGGGGCGGGGACGGCCACTCGCTGGCGGACGCAGAGGCCGGAGACCGCGCCGCGCACTAACTGTCCCGCGCTCGCGCCCCTTGGCCGGGCCCAGCTCGCGGACGTACAACCGCGCCGCCAGTTCCCAGGACTTTGCCCAGAACTTCGCGCTCGTCGCCTGCGGATCAGCAGGAGGGG GACTTGTATCACGTGGCTTTCACCACATCAGGGTCCCTGTTCACCAATTATTTACTCAAGATTCCCTATCGATCCACAGCAACGTGGAATAA